The Castanea sativa cultivar Marrone di Chiusa Pesio chromosome 11, ASM4071231v1 genome contains a region encoding:
- the LOC142615133 gene encoding ankyrin repeat-containing protein BDA1-like: MDVRVERLKQVAQSGDIDAFYSLIREDVKLLEHIDELPFADTPLHIAASAGHIPFATEMMGLKPSFAWKLNPDGFSPIHLALQNWQIELVRRLLQFDGDLVRVKGRERLTPLHYVVATGDHHLDLLEEFLLVCPDSIADVTVQNETALHVALKYDKLEAFKFFVGWLGRNLSKNAEFYERAILNWEDDHGNTVLHIAVLKNETQAVSHLLAWGPEFVSINRTNLEGKTAWDILQGQTQVDNRKIKVMLHRAKAKSGSSLSTKHWYADCLRPPSLGYFEFWRKNHVRQMTALSDDRRNVLLVVAVLLVTISYQVVLNPPGGLWQDDGKCNATEIGNTTHSGTNDQTQCNTTVAHSAGTPIASKEYGFFFFMVFSVCNFLIFGTSNLMVALLLPVQYNRGPVFMVILSLGFCFFMSFLTINQAPVLAISLFVLWLMYTILVIVVFGLGIDRKTSKLKRLQESTLSGLRIQSLEKN; the protein is encoded by the exons ATGGATGTGAGAGTTGAGAGGTTGAAGCAGGTTGCTCAAAGTGGAGATATTGATGCCTTTTACTCCTTAATTCGAGAGGATGTTAAACTTCTGGAGCACATCGACGAGCTACCATTTGCTGATACTCCTTTACACATAGCTGCGTCTGCTGGGCACATACCATTTGCCACAGAGATGATGGGATTAAAGCCTTCATTTGCTTGGAAACTAAATCCAGATGGGTTTAGTCCCATTCACCTTGCTCTACAAAATTGGCAAATTGAGCTGGTACGACGGCTTCTACAGTTTGATGGGGACCTTGTTCGTGTCAAAGGAAGGGAGCGTCTCACTCCTTTGCATTATGTAGTAGCAACAGGTGATCACCATCTTGATCTATTGGAAGAATTTCTATTAGTCTGTCCTGATTCTATTGCAGATGTGACGGTGCAAAATGAGACTGCTCTACATGTTGCCCTTAAATATGACAAGCTCGAGGCTTTTAAATTCTTTGTGGGATGGCTTGGaagaaatttatctaaaaatgCTGAATTCTATGAAAGAGCCATCTTGAATTGGGAAGATGATCATGGCAACACTGTGTTGCACATTGCagtattaaaaaatgaaacccaG GCTGTGAGTCACTTACTTGCTTGGGGTCCGGAATTTGTCAGTATAAACCGTACGAATTTAGAGGGTAAAACAGCATGGGACATCTTGCAAGGACAAACACAGGTAGACAACAGAAAGATCAAGGTTATGCTGCACCGTGCTAAAGCTAAATCGGGTTCATCTCTTTCTACAAAACATTGGTATGCAGACTGCCTAAGGCCGCCATCACTAGGATATTTCGAGTTTTGGAGAAAGAATCATGTTCGTCAAATGACGGCATTATCAGACGACAGGCGGAATGTACTTTTGGTGGTTGCAGTACTGCTTGTAACAATCAGCTATCAAGTAGTACTCAACCCTCCTGGGGGACTTTGGCAAGATGATGGTAAGTGCAATGCCACAGAAATAGGGAATACTACTCATTCCGGAACCAATGATCAGACTCAATGCAATACAACAGTAGCACACTCAGCGGGGACACCCATTGCTTCAAAAGAAtatggattctttttttttatggtgttctcggtttgtaattttttaatatttgggaCGTCAAACTTAATGGTTGCTCTCCTCCTTCCAGTACAGTACAACAGGGGTCCGGTCTTCATGGTCATTCTCTCCCtcgggttttgtttttttatgtcaTTCTTGACCATAAACCAGGCTCCAGTGTTAGCGATTTCTCTTTTTGTGCTTTGGCTTATGTATACGATCCTAGTAATTGTTGTTTTTGGTTTGGGAATAGACAGGAAGACGTCTAAACTCAAAAGATTGCAAGAGTCAACGCTAAGTGGTTTGCGGATTCAATCATTGGAGAAGAATTGa